The proteins below are encoded in one region of Homo sapiens chromosome 2, GRCh38.p14 Primary Assembly:
- the LOC124908046 gene encoding EZH inhibitory protein-like codes for MCAESEKSPGRPEWLQERRKPLRAFGGAGPGGSRRTRARRGRGGGAAGSEGHPDTRPVGRGHRPPDLDGRPAEVPAVAAHPRGAALTVAQVDGRQRAPDEVGRVAALALEEAGGSPVLAGRGGHCPHRDATPLRGASRPVLLRLPGPEGICSRPGASASLAARRDSASRPGPSPAGRRPAPCTRPPGDRPPLLSARPLADSLGRDRFCLAAKFSPAHLLRCQTARAALSFSPSWTHFRGVPQARSQSLLARPRRRLHPRLAAASTRARRPPGRTLRQKTAGGRRDFGQSAGSSPAPGPSPVSLGVRSLHAPVSL; via the exons ATGTGCGCAGAGTCGGAGAAGAGTCCAGGGCGCCCGGAGTGGCTCCAGGAACGACGGAAACCCCTCAGGGCTTTTGGGGGCG CTGGGCCCGGAGGCAGCAGGCGGACAAGGGCCAGGAGAGggcgcggcggcggcgcggcgggaAGCGAGGGGCATCCGGACACTCGCCCCGTTGGCCGCGGCCATCGGCCCCCCGACCTCGACGGCCGTCCTGCCGAAGTACCTGCCGTCGCTGCCCACCCCCGTGGTGCGGCCCTGACGGTCGCGCAGGTCGACGGACGACAGCGCGCTCCGGATGAAGTTGGGCGGGTAGCTGCGCTGGCCCTGGAAGAGGCCGGTGGGTCGCCGGTCCTCGCAGGGCGCGGTGGGCACTGTCCGCACCGGGATGCGACTCCCCTCCGCGGCGCCTCCCGGCCGGTCCTGCTGCGGCTCCCGGGGCCGGAGGGAATCTGCAGCCGGCCGGGGGCCTCCGCCAGCCTGGCTGCGCGCCGGGACTCCGCCTCGCGCCCGGGCCCCTCTCCAGCAGGTCGGCGCCCCGCGCCCTGCACCCGCCCGCCTGGGGACCGCCCGCCCCTCCTCTCCGCGCGGCCGCTCGCTGACTCCCTCGGCAGGGATCGCTTCTGCCTCGCTGCCAAGTTTTCTCCCGCCCACCTTCTCCGCTGCCAGACCGCCCGAGCTGCCCTCAGTTTCTCCCCAAGTTGGACTCACTTTCGGGGTGTCCCACAAGCCCGATCCCAGAGCCTGCTAGCCCGACCCCGGCGACGCCTCCACCCGCGCCTGGCCGCAGCCTCCACCCGCGCTCGCCGCCCTCCGGGGCGCACCCTCCGCCAGAAAACAGCCGGCGGGCGGCGAGACTTCGGGCAGAGTGCGGGCTCCTCTCCGGCGCCAGGCCCGTCCCCTGTCTCCCTGGGAGTGCGCAGCCTACACGCACCAGTTTCTCTTTAG